The proteins below come from a single Chrysoperla carnea chromosome 1, inChrCarn1.1, whole genome shotgun sequence genomic window:
- the LOC123305580 gene encoding calmodulin-lysine N-methyltransferase, with protein sequence TTINSKEKVSVAKKRWGLLAKALQSPTQLTTHLDKISLRRFSSYTLIESNRLLQDVNKSIHEEWYEYTARFDENHAYSVLICHPKRTFTPAELSGFNNTGNICIWPSEETLAYYSLSNPNIFAGRTVLELGGGMSCLAGLMIATHLNSVCVHLTDGNATAVDNVYRSIKNNIPKNNCLISCSVLKWNRNENIKDIIPYDIIICADCLFFDEYRIDLIETIWNRLTDNGIALAMAPNRGNTLQEFLIEAKFKGFYVKKMYYYNKRVWDRHVSLLDNPDYNEDIHYPILLQLTKK encoded by the exons acaactattaattcaaaagaaaaagtttcCGTTGCTAAAAAACGTTGGGGGCTACTCGCTAAGGCTCTGCAG AGCCCAACTCAGCTTACAACACACTTGGATAAAATATCATTACGTCGATTTTCAAGCTACACTTTAATTGAAAGCAATCGCTTATTACAAGATGTAAATAAATCCATTCATGAAGAATGGTATGAGTATACAGCACGTTTTGATGAAAATCATGCATATAGTGTACTAATATGCCATCCAAAACGAACATTTACACCCGCCGAATTGAGTGGATTCAATAATACgggtaatatatgtatatggcCATCAGAAGAAACATTAGCATATTATTCATTATCAAATCCAAATATATTTGCTGGACGTACAGTGCTAGAACTTGGCGGTGGAATGTCATGTTTAGCTGGCTTAATGATTGCAACACATTTGAATTCAGTTTGTGTACATTTGACCGATGGAAATGCAACGGCTGTGGACAATGTATAtcgatcaataaaaaataatataccaaaaaataattgCTTAATATCATGTTCTGTATTAAAATGGAAtcgtaatgaaaatattaaagatattattccatatgatattattatatgtgcCGATTGTTTATTCTTCGATGAATATCGTATCGATTTAATTGAAACAATATGGAATCGTTTAACTGATAATGGTATTGCATTAGCAATGGCTCCGAATCGAGGTAATACATTACAAGAGTTTTTAATTGAAGCAAAATTCAAAggtttttatgtgaaaaaaatgtattattataataaacgtgTTTGGGATCGACATGTATCCTTGCTGGATAATCCTGATTATAATGAAGATATACATTatccaattttattacaattgaccaaaaaa